Below is a window of Calditrichota bacterium DNA.
AAGAACTCACACGGAGTCACGAAGCCGCAAAGATTTTCGGATATTTTTCAGTAGTGTCTTTGCGCCTTTGTGTGAACTAATATTCTCTTTCAGAGCTCTAATTTTTTTGCCCCTAAGCAAATTTTTTCGCTATCTTTTTTGCTTAGGGGCAAAATTATTTCGTTCGGTCAAACCGGATTTTTTTCAAGCATCAGACTTCTGCGGCGTAAATTTGTTGTAAAGCAGCAACCCCACAATCGTCGCCACGCCGATGCCGCTGAAAATAAGCCACAGCGTGCGCGGTTGATTCAGCTTGTCCACGAAATGGACGTACATGTTGGCTCCGAGGATGGCGCCGATGCTGCTGCCGATCACGCCGTAGAGGAAAATGTAGCCCATGTACGTTGCCACACGATCCTTGGGAGCAATCAAGCCGACGTAGCTGATAAATTTCGGATGCGCTGTCATCTCGCCGACGGAAAAAATAATGATTCCGGCGATGAACACCCAGATGCTGGTGGAAATCGCCAAAATCGCCATGCCGATGGTTCCCATGGCAATGCCCACGACCATTGTCGGCAGCGCTTTGGTATTTTTCACAATGTTGGAGACAATGAGCTGCAGCAAAATGATCGTTCCCGCATTGATCACGGTGACATGCTCCACATCGAAAAACCAATTGATGTGCACGCCGATTTTCGCCAGTGAACCGTTGACGAAATTGTTCAGTGAAGTGGCATCCACGTACGCTTTGACGTACCAGAGCACGGAATCGAACATTTGAAAGTACATAATCCAAAAACCGGAATAAATAAAAATCATCAGCAGAAAACGGAAATTGTCCTTGAATTTCGCCCGGTCATCAGTCTCGATGGTGAACAGTGACAGCACTGTGAAATAGATGACCGTGCTCACGATTCTGCCGAAAGTGTCCAGCCCGGGAGTGAGCCAGAGTACGCCGACAATGATCAATGATGCCGCAAAATTGTAAATGAGCCGTTTCGACGGCGCTGATTCGCGGTAGCGTTTCTGAATCGCTAAAATGATCAAACTGCTGATGAACAGCAAGACGATGAAAAATGTAAAAAATGACCGCTCTTTGGCATTTCCCAGCAGATCAGTTAATTTTGAAAGCGAAACCATTGAAAAATTGGGATTGGCGCGAATTTTGTCCAAAATTTTCACCGAGGCGATGTCGCTTTCACCGGTTTTGTGCAAAACAATTTCCGTTTCCAGCGGAGAAATCTGACGCACTGTGAAAGCGGAGTTGCTATCTTTTGCAGGAGCTACTTTCACGCTCAGCGTCGATTTTTTCAGCGCCATTTCAAACAACTGGTCAGTCGTTTCGGGTGACAAATTCACCAAGTTCGCGTTCTGCGTCAGTTCCGAAAAAAGCAACTGTTTGAATCGATCGTACCGGTCAGGTTTGGCAATATCAACAAAAACGCGATTCACTGCGTTCTTGTTGAACTGGCGCAAAACAGAGTCAGTCAAAGCAGGCGAAAAGTCCGTGATTTTGGCTAATTTTTCACGGATAATTTGCGGCAAATTCTCGTCCTCGGGATTCGTAATAGTCACCAGCACATCTCTGCCATCGATCTGAATGGGCTTCACACTCGACGGCGCCGCTGCATCCGGCTTGATTTCAAAAATGAGCTGATAATCGCTAACCCGCATCGCCTGCTGCTTTTTTATTGAAAACGGAGTTTTTTTCATCACATCGCGGTTAACGCTGAAAGTCACGGACACGCCGTTCTCCAGCGCTGTCACTTGATCAAATTTTTCCACGACAGGACTCCGCTGTCCGTACTGCCAAAGTGAAAGCAATAGCAGCAACGCAGTGATCGCGTAAACCAGAATCGCCTTACCTTTTGAAGAGCGAAGGTATTGGTAAATCAAAACAAACGGGCTGTAAATGATTTCAAACGCATTAGCGACGGTTTTGATTAAATTCCATTCTTTTGATTTCTCAACTTTTTCCCGCGGCGGGTCTTTGTAGAAAAGCAGCGTGGGAATGATCATGGCGCCTGTTCCCAACGCCGACGCAATAATCACCCAGCGCCAGCCAAACGCAGGACTATTTTTCAAAAAAGGCACCAAAATCAACGGAAACAAAAAAGCTCCCAAATTGATTGACCAGTAGTAAATGCCAAATCCCAGCGTGCTATTACTTTTGTCCGTCAACCGGGCAATGGAGCCGGAAATGATCGGTTTGAATGTTCCGGCGCCGAGCGCCATCACACAAAGCGCAAGGAAAACCGCGCTGTACGAGGTCATTTGACTGGTGAGAAAATAACCGCCGCCCAAAAATGCAAACGCAATCGTCAGCGTCCGGCGGTAGCCAAACCGATCTGCCAGTGCGCCGCTGATGATGGGCAAAAAATAGAGAATCGGCTGAATCGTCCCCTTGATCAAGCCGACGCTTGTTTTGGCGAAGCCCAAAATATCGGTCAAATAGATCGACAAAACACTCATCATGCCGTAGTAGGAACCACGCTCCATAAATTCAAAAAATACAACGATCCAATAGGTACTGGAAAATGATTTCAACACGCCTTTTTTCTTCTGTTCTGCCATGCAAACTCCTTTTATATTTTAGAAGTTACTCCGGGCATCGCCCATCCTTATCATTTTTCACTAACCTTTTTATTCAATCAAAATCATGTCCAATTGATCGCTTTTCGATTCCCCGGAAATCAAATCCGTTACCGTCACACGCAAAATTTGCTCACCGCGCTCCAGATTTTTCAGATCGAATGCAATAAATTCAACGGCATCCTTGCTGTCTCCCATGTGTTCGCCGGAGAGCGTAATGGAGCTTTTTTTGGTGCCGCCAAAAATTCGCCCAACCGCGCCAAACGTCTTTTGCCAGAAGCTACGCTCCGGCTTGATGGTCTCTATTTTGTAAACCACTTTGTAATGGGTATTCCCGTCCTCATCTTTTTTTAAATTGTAAATTTCAAAATAGAGATAAATTGGCGTTTTGCGCATTACGCGCTTGAAAGTGTAGGGATCAACTTCGAGATCATTTTTGACAAAAGTCTTGTTGGAATTTTTAGTTTTCGGTTTGATTTCCGCTGAAAGCTGCAAACTGCTCACCATCAGGGAATCACCCGAAAAATTTCTGACGCGCAATTGCCGACGCTTCACCCCTTTGGTGGCTGTTTCCACATCGGTCAGCACAAAAGCCGCCTGATAAATTTCCGGCTTCAATGAATAATTATCCTGAAAAACAAATTGATGATCGCGCAATTTTTGCGGATTACGAATTTTGTAGCGCAGTCGTTTGTGCTCGTCCAAAATCGTCCGAAAATCTGTGTCGTCAAGTTCAATATAAAAATCGACGTTCTTTTCCGGTTTGTCATCGAACGGGTTAAGTTTCAGCGCCATGCCGGGAAAGGAAGTGTAAAATTCCACACGCGTCAAACCCCCTTCTCCTTTGAATTGGGACCAGCGCGTGATGAAAGGGAAGCGAAATTTTTTCTCATTTGCCGGGCGGAAGAGCTCGCCCGGATATTTGTCCAGCGCTTCGTTGCGTGAAATGTGGTAGTCATTCAATCTCTGCTGCGAAAAACCGGTGGCGAGTCTGGAGTAAGTCTTGCTGATATGACTGCGATCCTGATATAATTCATTCGCCAAAATCAGCCGCTGATTGTACCCGTAGCCGGACATTGCCGCTTCCGTCAAATCCTGCGCCAGACGATAGTACCCGCCGTCAGCGACAAAATCAAAAACCAGTCCATCCTGTATCGATTCGTAAGACCAGGATTCATTATCTTTCACCGGCAAATTTCCGATGGGAGAATTGTAACGCACATCCGGTTTGCCGTACTTGATGTAAATTCGCCCCCGATCATCATAATACGGCGGCGCTGTGAAATGGAAATTTTCCCGAGCAAATTTCACGCGACGAAAGTGCTCAATCAGCCGCTCGTTTTCCGGCGTGCTCGGATCCGGATCCCGGCTTTTCCAAAATTTGATGAAAACACGTTTTTTTTCTGCGTAAGGTGCAGACTCAAATTCTTTTTTTTCTTCCTTGGTCAAAAGGATTTTCTGCTCATCGAACAAATAATCCAGCATATCGTGATCGGTCAATTTTTCCATGCCCAGGAAATAATTATCGCTGCACTTGCGGTACTCGCCGATTTCGAAATAGACTTCTGCCATACGAATTCTTGATCTGCCAAAATCTGAGTCGTGCTCGGTGATTTTTTGGAAATATTTGAGTGCATTATCAAAATCTTTCAATTTTTGATAATTATAAGCAATTTGATAAATTAAATCACGATAAGCCGCTTTTTTCTCAAAAATCCACAGAAATTCCTTTTTTGCTCTCTGCAAATTTTCAACATCATCTTTCAGCAAATAGGTCCGCCCCATCCAATAATGCGCCGGGAGGTAGTCCGGATTAATTTTCAACGCTTCTCTGAATTTTTTCAATGCCTTGGAGCGGTGGTCAATTTTCAACAATTCTTTCAGACGCTCCAAAGGAATGATTTTGCTGGGCGTGCGCTGAAAATGGGACCTGCCGAGACCGGTCAGAGCGCGAACTTTAAAAGAATCAATTTCAGACAACGATCGGAAAAGCTTCTCTGCCTGGTCAAGCATTTCCTCGCGCAGATAAAGCTCTGCTAAGCGAAATGCTAACTCCGGCTGGCCCGGAGATTGCAAAATCTGCGCTTGCAAAATGGCGATTGAATCGGGCTTCTGATCACTATTTTGGCAAAAGCCATCCCTAAAAAAAACAGGAAAACTTATCCCCAGAATTAAATTAAAGACAAAAAGCCATTTCAAAAAATTATTTTTTTTCATCCTATCCCTCTGGCAAAAAAATAATTCCCGACGTATCCGCGCCGGACTTTAGACTATCCGGAATTCTGGGAGACATGGTCAAAGAGTCGTAAACAGACGCCCTTTTGTACCAAAAATGTTGTTGGTGGCTTTTCTGGCCACGCAAATAAATCCTCGTATTCAGAATCTCGTTCATTTCGGCTGTGGACACCAATCCGGCGATGTGCATTAATCTTAATACGCGTTTTTGTTTTCTTCTGGCGCCAGCCATATTTTTGAATGGATTGTAATAGATCGGATTGGGTAAAATCGCAGCTAACAGTGAACCTTCCGCCAGATCTACTTCAGCAGCAGATTTGCCAAAATAGTATTGTGCGGCTGCTTCAGCGCCGTAGATGTTGGGGCCCCATTCCACAATATTGAGATAAAATTCCAAAATTTTCTTTTTGGGCCAAATTTTCTCGATGCGCTTGGTGATAATGATCTCTTTGAATTTTCGTAGC
It encodes the following:
- the mtgA gene encoding monofunctional biosynthetic peptidoglycan transglycosylase, with the protein product MVKKILVFLTLALVLVVFFIVKIYSGLPDDDLIATFYPESTVISFANFDWSEEPVVLVRKFVPLHRISPALRKAVVISEDDTFFKHSGINMTELKLSFAENLKKKRFARGGSTITMQLARNAFLTKNKNLLRKFKEIIITKRIEKIWPKKKILEFYLNIVEWGPNIYGAEAAAQYYFGKSAAEVDLAEGSLLAAILPNPIYYNPFKNMAGARRKQKRVLRLMHIAGLVSTAEMNEILNTRIYLRGQKSHQQHFWYKRASVYDSLTMSPRIPDSLKSGADTSGIIFLPEG
- a CDS encoding GWxTD domain-containing protein — protein: MKKNNFLKWLFVFNLILGISFPVFFRDGFCQNSDQKPDSIAILQAQILQSPGQPELAFRLAELYLREEMLDQAEKLFRSLSEIDSFKVRALTGLGRSHFQRTPSKIIPLERLKELLKIDHRSKALKKFREALKINPDYLPAHYWMGRTYLLKDDVENLQRAKKEFLWIFEKKAAYRDLIYQIAYNYQKLKDFDNALKYFQKITEHDSDFGRSRIRMAEVYFEIGEYRKCSDNYFLGMEKLTDHDMLDYLFDEQKILLTKEEKKEFESAPYAEKKRVFIKFWKSRDPDPSTPENERLIEHFRRVKFARENFHFTAPPYYDDRGRIYIKYGKPDVRYNSPIGNLPVKDNESWSYESIQDGLVFDFVADGGYYRLAQDLTEAAMSGYGYNQRLILANELYQDRSHISKTYSRLATGFSQQRLNDYHISRNEALDKYPGELFRPANEKKFRFPFITRWSQFKGEGGLTRVEFYTSFPGMALKLNPFDDKPEKNVDFYIELDDTDFRTILDEHKRLRYKIRNPQKLRDHQFVFQDNYSLKPEIYQAAFVLTDVETATKGVKRRQLRVRNFSGDSLMVSSLQLSAEIKPKTKNSNKTFVKNDLEVDPYTFKRVMRKTPIYLYFEIYNLKKDEDGNTHYKVVYKIETIKPERSFWQKTFGAVGRIFGGTKKSSITLSGEHMGDSKDAVEFIAFDLKNLERGEQILRVTVTDLISGESKSDQLDMILIE